atttttttcctagcAAGATTAATTCACATATAAAAGATCACGTAAGCCTAAAAAGTATGAAAGAGCAGACTTGTTAATACATCTAATGTGCCGTTTGCAGAACACAAAAATTGAACTTTGAACGGCATGGATCCCAGTAAAGCCCAATGATATCTCCTACCTTCAATTTCCTCCTAGCCACAAAATCCTCGTGCCACTTTCCATTGAAAACATAGCTCTTAGACGAAGGCCACTTCTTGAAAACCAACTCATAATCGGACTTTGAATCTCGATCGAAAACTGTTACACTCAATCCGTTACTCTCGATCTTCCTAACCGAGTCTGCACTAAAGAATGCCATTATATGGGTGAGGACAAGACTTTGATGCAGCAAGAGCCGGCTCGAACTACCAATATCACTCTTCGTGAGCGTCTTCGTGATTTTCCAGGGAGAAACAGCGCTCAGCGTCGTCATGGACGACGTGCCCTCCTCTTCTTGTGCGTTGGAGGCCACTATGGAATTGTGAGAAACGGAAGTAGCAGTAGCTCTCATATTATTGGAAGAAACCCATGATTTATCAAACAGCGTCAGTGCTGTTGAAACCtccttttgttcttgtttgatGCGAAACTCACAAGAAAGCGTTTGGGTGTTTTGGTTTTcgagagtttgtagcagattctgAGTGCCGTCGCCGTCAAGTatcatggcttcttcttcttcgttgcACTTGTGAAGCTCACAAGAAAGCGTCAAGTCGGTGGAATTCTGAGTGTTCTGGTTTTCCAGAGTTTGCAGCAGATTTTGAGTGATGGGTATCATGGCTGctagcttcttcttctgctAGTGGTCGTGCGGTCTTGggtttggagaagaaaaaaaaaccaatgaatGAATGAAAGATGAACAGAAAGCAAAGAGCAATCTTAATTGGTGTagtgagaaaaaagaaaagaagggaaagattgtatatatagaaaaaatagaatTCCTAAACCTCGTCGGACTCGGTTTATTTTTACGTAAATCTTTGTTTTGAGAGAGTAGTCCCAGTCCGAATTGCTAAAGGAAAACGCAACCTGAACTTTGTTTTCTCAACAGCTAATTACGTGTTTTTTTGAATCGGAACGACAGCGTTACGCacctctgtgtgtgtgtgcgcgcgcgcgcgTGTGTGTTGTGGACTGTGGAGCGTAGTACGGTGCCGTTTTGGGGCAAGAAGAGACTGGGTTGGGAATATTGTGGGCCTAAGTTCAATGGTGGACCaactgaaaactaaaacttggattttgtttttttaaagtgtTGGACCAAGGCTAACCGAATCgttttcacaaaaaataaaaataaaaagactaaCCGAATCCCTTGAAAACCAGAACAAAGAAAAGATTTTTGGTCCAGTGAAGTCTAAATAGTTTTTTCTTACAATCCTACCATATactatgtaagttttttttttttttttttttttattgaatgacaggtttttatttttttatttatttttttatagctttttcttttgctaGATGTTTTATTAGTTGTATTAGTATGTaagtttataataatttttaaaaattacttcttataaactatttaaaaaattgttttatgtaATAAGAGTAtgaaagtaaatttatataaattacatattctatcctttaatttttcttttcaactaaacaaaagagtttacaatttattcatttttccatTCTCCCAACCAGACACACATGAAggaaaactaaatatattttattttatttttatcttagcAATTTCCATCCTTCCACTGTTCTATCCTTCAACCAAACAGAGTATAAGGTTTTGTTGAtattgttgttgtgtttgtgataGATGGTGTAAATGATAgtactaaaaaatttaacaatttccgaaaaaaatatgataaggTGAAATGATTGAAATATAACAATAATTTGGAGGAATGACTAAATACATGCATGCAAAATAAGAGTTTGTACaaagtaattaaattaaatggtttaaaaatgaacacaaaaaataataatgatactGAGTAACAAAGCTTGTTGATTATGATCATCCCCTTGCTTCAACTCATTTGTGCTTTCAACTCTTTGTCTT
This DNA window, taken from Quercus robur chromosome 2, dhQueRobu3.1, whole genome shotgun sequence, encodes the following:
- the LOC126706084 gene encoding B3 domain-containing protein At2g33720-like, whose product is MIPITQNLLQTLENQNTQNSTDLTLSCELHKCNEEEEAMILDGDGTQNLLQTLENQNTQTLSCEFRIKQEQKEVSTALTLFDKSWVSSNNMRATATSVSHNSIVASNAQEEEGTSSMTTLSAVSPWKITKTLTKSDIGSSSRLLLHQSLVLTHIMAFFSADSVRKIESNGLSVTVFDRDSKSDYELVFKKWPSSKSYVFNGKWHEDFVARRKLKVGDIIGLYWDPCRSKFNFCVLQTAH